A part of Gracilimonas sp. genomic DNA contains:
- a CDS encoding potassium channel protein: MKRFYSYGVENPALVRIGIASLIMILIFVIGSTGYHYLEAMSWFDGFYMTFITISTIGFTEIKNLSVDGRVFTVVIFVMGIGVISYIASQTTQLLFESELFFKRAMKKQLQKMDNHYIICGYGRIGHRIAEDLSEADLPLVIVENRNSSIERIKRDRLAYVEGDAQDEESLLEAGIMKAKGLICTLSSDQDNVFTTLLARELRPDIFILVRTNEKKNRRKILRAGADKVISPYDIGADRMANVILRPNVDQFIDRMTRGDLQDHTFEEVLIGEDSDLAGKTLVEVNVRNKYSVLIVAILTDDGNMNFNPESNSVIHSGDSMIILGDPGKIQKFRTEVCKDFRTLSERAEQIQ; encoded by the coding sequence ATGAAACGGTTCTATTCATACGGTGTCGAGAATCCGGCGTTGGTTCGCATTGGCATTGCTTCGCTTATCATGATTCTGATTTTTGTGATCGGCTCAACCGGATATCATTATTTGGAAGCAATGAGTTGGTTTGATGGATTTTACATGACCTTTATTACTATCTCAACCATTGGCTTCACAGAAATCAAGAATTTATCGGTTGATGGCAGAGTATTTACTGTTGTAATTTTTGTGATGGGCATTGGTGTTATTTCTTACATTGCATCACAAACAACACAGCTGCTTTTTGAAAGTGAGTTGTTCTTTAAACGGGCAATGAAAAAACAATTACAGAAAATGGATAATCACTACATTATTTGCGGATATGGAAGAATTGGTCATCGCATTGCTGAAGATTTAAGTGAAGCAGACCTGCCGCTGGTAATTGTTGAGAACCGTAACTCAAGTATCGAGAGAATCAAGCGCGACCGATTAGCCTATGTAGAGGGCGATGCTCAGGACGAAGAATCGTTATTGGAAGCAGGTATTATGAAAGCAAAAGGATTGATCTGTACCCTATCCAGTGATCAGGATAATGTATTTACTACTCTTTTAGCCAGAGAGCTTCGCCCCGATATTTTTATTCTGGTTCGAACCAATGAAAAGAAAAACCGCCGAAAAATATTACGAGCCGGAGCTGACAAAGTAATATCTCCATATGATATTGGTGCCGACCGGATGGCAAATGTTATACTCCGACCCAATGTAGATCAATTTATAGACCGGATGACGCGCGGAGATCTTCAGGATCATACTTTTGAGGAAGTACTCATTGGAGAAGACTCAGACCTTGCAGGAAAAACATTGGTAGAAGTCAACGTTCGTAATAAATACTCTGTTTTAATCGTGGCTATTTTAACGGACGATGGAAACATGAATTTTAATCCCGAAAGTAACTCTGTTATCCATTCGGGCGATTCTATGATTATCTTAGGCGACCCTGGTAAAATTCAGAAATTCAGAACCGAAGTATGTA
- the porQ gene encoding type IX secretion system protein PorQ, producing MRILIAMLVFYVAAQSTAAQSNTSSVFRFLDVTPTARTAALGGNHVGLYNADFSLIHLNPAYLNSNASGSISASYLNFFADANMGFTSGAYEFEKIGTFAAGIRFVGYGEFDQLDESGNDLGNFNANDIAITGAYSIPVVSKVTAGAAIDFIHSSYASYKSSAVAFSGGVFYQDTASHFSAGLSIRNLGGQITAYDDDREPLPLDVSIGFTKKPEAFPFQLSLTLTKLNDWDLRVFGETDRPSFIDNAFRHVIFGGETYFGENVTVRLGYDHYLHEQTQTGQDFDLAGVAFGVGINIRSIVIDLSRSSYSRLGGVTRLSLKTDLD from the coding sequence GTGCGCATATTAATAGCCATGTTGGTGTTTTATGTCGCTGCTCAAAGTACAGCAGCCCAGTCAAATACATCAAGTGTATTTCGTTTTTTGGATGTAACTCCAACTGCCCGAACAGCCGCTCTGGGAGGGAATCATGTAGGACTTTACAATGCGGATTTCAGTCTGATTCATCTTAACCCGGCATATTTAAACAGCAATGCCTCAGGTTCAATATCAGCTTCTTATCTGAACTTTTTTGCCGATGCCAATATGGGTTTTACCAGTGGGGCTTATGAGTTTGAAAAGATTGGGACTTTTGCTGCAGGAATTCGTTTTGTGGGATACGGTGAATTTGACCAGCTGGACGAAAGCGGTAACGACCTGGGGAACTTCAATGCTAACGATATTGCCATTACCGGGGCATACAGCATTCCGGTTGTAAGCAAGGTTACAGCAGGTGCTGCCATCGATTTTATCCACTCTTCCTACGCCTCTTACAAATCGAGTGCAGTGGCTTTTTCCGGAGGCGTTTTTTACCAGGATACCGCTAGTCATTTTAGTGCAGGTTTGTCTATTCGAAACCTCGGTGGTCAAATTACCGCTTACGATGATGACCGGGAGCCGCTTCCCCTGGATGTCTCAATTGGATTTACCAAGAAACCCGAAGCATTTCCCTTTCAGCTTAGTCTTACCCTAACAAAACTCAATGACTGGGATTTGCGGGTATTTGGAGAAACTGATCGCCCTTCCTTTATTGATAATGCGTTTCGGCATGTGATTTTTGGTGGAGAAACTTACTTTGGAGAGAATGTTACGGTGCGTTTAGGCTACGACCATTATTTACATGAGCAAACTCAAACAGGTCAGGATTTTGATTTGGCTGGTGTAGCTTTTGGTGTGGGAATAAACATCAGGTCGATAGTGATTGATTTGAGCCGAAGTTCTTATTCCCGGCTGGGTGGTGTTACAAGATTAAGTTTGAAGACCGACTTAGACTGA
- a CDS encoding ABC transporter permease: MISNFPGAAGLKQFGQYAKLLYQALRSSTEFSTYRNNLFQEFVKVGYESIPIIFLVGIFTGAVLTLQTAHQLDTDIYPSSIIGSIVAQSIVIELAAVISALVLAGKVGARISTELGTMRVSEQIDALESMGFNSVSFLVVPRILAGLLMFPVLYITAAVFGIIGGVTAGAMDGILPAAEFMEGARAFFFESDIIFGFIKSVVFGFVITSISCFKGYNAFGGAEGVGTATTQATVLSCIFVLLADFALAAILL; encoded by the coding sequence ATGATTTCCAACTTTCCAGGTGCGGCTGGCTTAAAACAATTTGGCCAGTACGCAAAGCTTTTATACCAGGCATTACGTTCATCTACCGAGTTTAGTACTTATCGCAATAACCTTTTCCAGGAGTTTGTGAAGGTAGGATATGAGTCTATACCCATTATTTTTCTGGTGGGGATTTTTACCGGTGCTGTACTTACTCTGCAAACCGCACATCAACTCGATACAGACATTTATCCCAGCTCTATCATTGGCTCTATTGTTGCACAGTCTATTGTTATTGAACTGGCTGCCGTAATAAGTGCTCTTGTTTTAGCAGGAAAGGTGGGTGCCCGAATATCCACGGAATTGGGAACCATGCGCGTTAGTGAACAAATTGATGCGCTGGAATCGATGGGTTTTAACTCGGTTTCTTTTTTGGTGGTTCCACGTATTTTGGCTGGATTGCTGATGTTTCCTGTGCTATACATCACCGCAGCTGTTTTTGGAATTATTGGTGGTGTAACAGCCGGAGCTATGGATGGGATACTGCCTGCCGCGGAATTCATGGAAGGTGCGCGTGCGTTCTTTTTTGAATCAGATATTATTTTTGGGTTTATAAAATCTGTGGTGTTCGGATTTGTGATTACCTCTATATCTTGCTTTAAAGGTTATAATGCTTTTGGTGGAGCAGAAGGCGTGGGAACTGCTACTACACAAGCAACGGTTTTAAGTTGTATCTTTGTGCTGCTAGCCGATTTCGCATTAGCCGCAATATTATTGTAG
- a CDS encoding ABC transporter ATP-binding protein → MIEIKNLTKSFGDNLVWSDVSFKIQDGETTAVIGKSGCGKSVLLKHLNALLYPDEGEVLIDGKCVFELSYSQLRKVRQRFGILFQGGALFDSISTFENVAFPLRYFTEQTEEEIEHNVMEALGMVNLEQAGDKSTSELSGGMRKRVGLARAIILKPDYLLYDEPTSGLDPRTSEEINELINTMADNLEITSIVITHDMHSVLEVAEKVAFLDEQKLSWFGKTEDMRHSDNKNLIDFISASEYQITKKTA, encoded by the coding sequence ATGATTGAGATTAAAAATCTTACGAAGAGTTTTGGCGATAACCTGGTTTGGAGCGATGTTAGTTTCAAAATCCAGGACGGAGAAACTACGGCTGTCATTGGGAAATCCGGTTGTGGAAAATCAGTATTACTAAAACATCTCAACGCTCTGCTTTATCCTGACGAAGGTGAAGTTTTAATCGATGGTAAATGTGTTTTTGAGCTCAGTTATTCTCAGCTTAGAAAAGTTCGGCAGCGGTTCGGCATTTTATTTCAGGGAGGTGCTTTGTTTGATTCTATCAGTACTTTCGAAAATGTAGCTTTCCCGCTCCGATATTTTACAGAGCAAACGGAAGAGGAGATAGAGCATAACGTAATGGAAGCTCTGGGCATGGTAAATCTTGAACAAGCCGGAGATAAATCAACTTCCGAGCTTTCCGGAGGAATGAGAAAGCGTGTGGGCCTGGCTCGCGCCATCATTCTAAAGCCGGATTACTTACTCTATGATGAGCCTACTTCCGGCCTTGACCCACGCACATCTGAGGAGATTAATGAGCTGATTAATACCATGGCTGATAACCTTGAGATAACTTCTATTGTAATTACCCACGATATGCACAGCGTACTTGAGGTTGCTGAAAAAGTTGCCTTCTTAGATGAACAAAAACTAAGCTGGTTTGGTAAAACAGAAGACATGAGGCACAGCGACAATAAAAATTTGATTGATTTCATTTCAGCAAGTGAATATCAAATAACTAAAAAAACTGCATAG
- a CDS encoding MlaD family protein, producing MSNELKIGLTVVVAIIVAFIGYRIMKDIPLFRTSTTIYTKFDQVYGLIPGNVVNVKGFKIGSVKEMELLVSDSTLVTMNIEEGYQIPKGSIAVLKSSGVLGGKFIEIQKADSTEMVPHQGTIEGVFEQGMMDTFAEEGEKLSNDISASIRGVERLVTSLNETMNEKNKENISGIIQNLKSSTGSLNQLIQKKQSDLDAMITSAKNTMQNMDDLSSENKEKLSSLIDNLEVTSAELETLSSGLNETNLTLNEVLTKINNGEGTLGKMINDPSLYNNVDSLSFNLNRLIKNMNDDPGKYLKHMRLIEVF from the coding sequence GTGTCCAACGAACTAAAAATAGGACTCACGGTAGTAGTGGCTATCATTGTAGCTTTTATTGGCTATCGGATAATGAAGGATATCCCTCTTTTTCGTACTTCAACCACTATCTACACTAAGTTTGATCAGGTTTATGGCCTGATCCCCGGCAATGTAGTTAATGTGAAGGGCTTCAAAATTGGAAGTGTAAAAGAAATGGAATTGTTGGTTTCCGACTCTACCCTGGTAACTATGAATATTGAAGAGGGATATCAGATTCCCAAAGGCTCCATTGCAGTGCTCAAATCCAGCGGTGTACTTGGAGGGAAGTTTATAGAAATTCAAAAAGCTGACTCTACCGAGATGGTTCCGCATCAGGGAACTATTGAAGGTGTTTTTGAGCAAGGGATGATGGATACTTTTGCTGAAGAAGGAGAAAAGCTTAGTAACGATATCTCTGCCTCCATCCGCGGGGTTGAAAGATTGGTTACCAGCCTGAATGAAACAATGAACGAGAAGAATAAAGAGAATATATCAGGCATCATTCAAAACCTGAAATCAAGTACTGGTTCATTAAATCAGCTCATCCAGAAAAAACAAAGCGACCTGGATGCTATGATCACATCAGCAAAAAATACCATGCAAAACATGGACGACCTCAGCTCTGAAAACAAAGAGAAGCTGAGTTCACTCATTGATAATTTGGAGGTAACCAGCGCTGAGCTTGAAACGTTAAGTTCCGGACTAAATGAAACCAATCTTACGCTGAATGAGGTCTTAACAAAGATAAACAACGGGGAAGGTACCCTTGGTAAAATGATCAATGACCCCTCGCTTTATAATAATGTTGACAGCTTATCTTTTAATTTAAACCGGCTGATCAAAAACATGAATGATGACCCCGGAAAATATTTGAAGCACATGAGACTTATCGAGGTATTTTAA
- a CDS encoding SurA N-terminal domain-containing protein: MEKMRNSTGVILWVLIGSFGLLWVLSDVNFFEAMQAGPSSLGSVNGDKISNEEYQSRIQYYSNAYSQQTGNSLTPEMRAFYETQAWNELVNSRLLRQKMDELGITVSDQEVLDMVYGDNPAPVIRQNFTREDGTIDRAAVQQVLSSSEFSQQAVALEMQLREQRRQQKLNNYISAGLQITEGEVEREFVKNNSTANVNYIRFPYSEVTEQELEISDAELREYYNNNKERYSRDESYRIRYVTFSKLPTAADTAQIMEDIRELRDPFANAQNDSLFLTRQGSSTAYRNAFVPEDDIREEYSPVLDLEVGEVSDVFMTANQAAIIKKTAEQGNEIKFQIMSYNIQALPSTIDDANEAASDFEFFSSEESSFDEEVETRGLDLKEAFATKGNDFISGLGSSKQIMNFLESADEDDISNVIELSSDFVVLQVEEITPEGYRPFDEVKSQVETLVKVERRKELTVEKVEELLAQHQTLAALAESTEKEIQNEDNLRASATVLPGAGREPRVIGAVFALDEGKTSGVIAGNSAAFVVELISKMEADLANLTPNQRQTIRQRLEQQRTQEFTSIWLEQLRASADIVDNRDRLLRQ, encoded by the coding sequence ATGGAAAAAATGAGAAACAGCACCGGTGTCATCTTGTGGGTGCTGATTGGATCTTTTGGCCTTCTTTGGGTTTTATCTGATGTAAACTTTTTTGAAGCCATGCAGGCCGGACCAAGTTCATTAGGTAGTGTGAATGGTGATAAGATCTCAAATGAAGAATATCAAAGCCGTATCCAGTATTATTCAAATGCTTACAGCCAGCAAACCGGAAATTCTTTAACCCCGGAAATGCGCGCTTTTTATGAAACACAAGCCTGGAATGAGCTGGTAAACTCCCGGTTGCTTCGCCAAAAAATGGATGAATTGGGTATCACTGTTTCCGACCAGGAAGTTCTTGACATGGTTTATGGAGACAATCCCGCACCCGTCATCCGACAGAATTTTACCCGGGAAGACGGGACTATTGACCGCGCAGCTGTTCAGCAGGTTTTATCTTCAAGTGAGTTTTCTCAGCAGGCAGTAGCCCTTGAGATGCAGCTCCGCGAACAACGCCGCCAGCAAAAACTGAATAATTATATTTCTGCCGGACTTCAGATAACCGAAGGAGAAGTTGAAAGAGAATTTGTTAAAAATAACAGCACAGCAAATGTTAATTACATTCGCTTCCCTTACAGTGAAGTAACTGAGCAAGAGCTTGAAATTTCTGATGCTGAGCTTCGCGAGTATTACAACAACAATAAAGAGCGTTATAGCCGTGACGAAAGTTACCGTATTCGATATGTTACTTTCAGCAAGCTGCCTACAGCTGCCGATACAGCTCAGATTATGGAAGACATACGTGAATTGAGAGACCCTTTTGCCAATGCGCAAAATGATTCCCTTTTCCTTACCCGCCAGGGTTCTTCTACGGCGTATAGAAATGCTTTTGTTCCTGAAGATGATATCCGGGAAGAATATAGCCCCGTTCTTGATCTTGAAGTAGGAGAAGTCTCCGATGTTTTTATGACTGCAAACCAAGCTGCTATTATTAAGAAAACAGCAGAGCAGGGTAATGAAATCAAGTTCCAGATCATGAGTTACAATATTCAGGCATTGCCATCTACTATTGATGATGCCAATGAAGCTGCTTCAGACTTTGAGTTCTTTTCTTCAGAAGAAAGCTCTTTCGACGAAGAAGTTGAAACACGTGGGCTGGATCTAAAAGAAGCTTTTGCTACTAAAGGAAATGACTTTATTTCCGGACTTGGAAGCAGTAAACAAATCATGAACTTTTTGGAATCTGCTGACGAAGACGACATTTCGAACGTAATTGAACTAAGCTCAGATTTCGTTGTTCTGCAAGTCGAAGAAATCACACCGGAAGGTTACCGACCGTTTGATGAAGTTAAATCTCAGGTAGAAACACTCGTTAAAGTTGAACGCCGTAAAGAGCTGACCGTGGAAAAAGTTGAAGAGCTTTTAGCTCAACACCAAACACTGGCTGCTTTAGCTGAGAGTACCGAAAAAGAAATTCAAAACGAAGATAACCTTCGTGCGAGTGCAACCGTTTTACCAGGAGCTGGAAGAGAACCCCGTGTAATCGGCGCTGTTTTCGCACTGGACGAGGGAAAAACTTCGGGTGTAATTGCTGGCAATAGCGCTGCTTTCGTTGTTGAACTGATAAGCAAAATGGAAGCTGATTTGGCTAACCTGACTCCCAACCAGCGACAAACTATTCGCCAGCGTTTGGAGCAACAGAGAACACAGGAGTTCACTTCTATTTGGTTAGAACAACTCAGAGCCTCAGCTGATATCGTAGATAACCGCGATCGCTTACTTCGACAGTAA
- the ribD gene encoding bifunctional diaminohydroxyphosphoribosylaminopyrimidine deaminase/5-amino-6-(5-phosphoribosylamino)uracil reductase RibD gives MSKQTSHSDEYWMQQALDLAKQAKGHVAPNPLVGCVIVSSDGKPIGQGYHKKFGEAHAEVHAVESVKNKKDFKDATVYVTLEPCSHQGKTPPCAPMLAKLPIKKVVIAMKDPNPDVDGKGILHLRNNGIEVEVGVLKKEAEKLNEFFIHHQSFGRPFITLKIAQTADGYLAAADGESQWITGDQSRKLVHKWRSEYDAVLVGRTTAMVDNPSLTVRHVTGRQPKRIVIDGPYELPKELNLFSDKFEEKTTIITWNKEASATDADPMLKVMQQNYFRGEVLQVSKVDGHVDLRQSFKLLGEKGISSVLVEGGQQLSSALIRQGLVDKLELFVAPKLLGAGTRSLINIGINKMKEIAELKDVSWKQVGDDMLLTGYF, from the coding sequence ATGTCCAAACAGACCTCACATAGTGATGAATACTGGATGCAACAAGCTCTGGATTTAGCCAAACAGGCTAAAGGACACGTTGCCCCAAATCCACTGGTGGGGTGTGTAATTGTATCGTCGGATGGGAAACCCATTGGGCAGGGCTATCACAAAAAATTTGGTGAGGCTCATGCAGAAGTACATGCTGTGGAATCCGTCAAAAACAAAAAAGATTTTAAAGACGCTACGGTTTATGTAACACTGGAACCATGTTCGCACCAGGGTAAAACCCCTCCCTGCGCCCCAATGCTGGCTAAACTTCCCATCAAAAAAGTGGTAATTGCCATGAAGGATCCGAATCCGGATGTGGACGGAAAAGGAATTTTGCACCTTCGAAATAATGGAATTGAAGTAGAGGTCGGTGTGCTTAAAAAAGAAGCTGAAAAGCTCAATGAGTTTTTTATCCACCATCAGTCTTTTGGCCGGCCTTTTATTACCCTGAAAATAGCACAAACAGCTGATGGATACCTTGCCGCTGCCGATGGGGAGTCGCAATGGATTACCGGAGACCAGTCCCGAAAACTGGTTCATAAATGGCGTTCAGAATATGATGCTGTATTGGTGGGAAGGACTACAGCGATGGTCGACAACCCCAGCCTCACGGTGCGTCACGTTACCGGCCGGCAACCTAAACGTATTGTTATTGACGGGCCTTATGAACTTCCCAAAGAATTGAATCTTTTCTCGGATAAATTTGAGGAAAAGACTACAATCATCACCTGGAACAAGGAAGCTTCTGCAACCGATGCCGACCCTATGCTCAAAGTGATGCAGCAAAACTATTTTCGGGGTGAAGTGTTGCAGGTTTCCAAAGTGGATGGCCACGTAGATCTGCGTCAGTCTTTTAAGCTGCTTGGAGAAAAGGGAATTTCTTCGGTTTTAGTGGAGGGCGGCCAGCAACTTTCCTCAGCCCTGATACGGCAGGGACTCGTTGATAAGCTCGAACTATTTGTAGCACCAAAGCTGTTAGGAGCCGGAACGCGATCACTGATTAACATTGGTATCAATAAAATGAAAGAAATTGCCGAACTTAAGGATGTCTCCTGGAAGCAAGTCGGCGATGATATGTTACTAACCGGATATTTCTAA
- a CDS encoding riboflavin synthase, with protein MFTGIVQEIGKITDTKSLNGGGKELKISCSFASTCHEDESIAVNGVCLTVTAFDEETFTVQAVEETLRKTSTGDLEKGSPVNLERSLTLQKGIEGHLVQGHVDTTGTITEIEKEETGWLISVEYPDEFTNMIVGRGSITMEGISLTVARESDNKFTVAIIPYTWEHTNLKEKSVGDSVNLEFDVIGKYVVKYLAKIGRDSL; from the coding sequence ATGTTTACTGGAATTGTTCAGGAAATTGGAAAGATAACAGACACCAAGTCACTGAATGGCGGCGGAAAAGAATTAAAAATCTCTTGTTCTTTTGCCAGTACTTGTCATGAGGATGAGAGCATAGCTGTTAATGGAGTTTGCCTGACGGTTACTGCATTTGATGAAGAAACTTTCACCGTTCAGGCCGTCGAAGAAACACTCCGCAAAACCTCTACTGGTGATCTGGAAAAAGGAAGCCCGGTAAATCTGGAACGCTCACTTACCCTTCAAAAAGGCATCGAAGGGCATTTGGTGCAGGGACACGTAGATACCACCGGCACTATCACCGAGATCGAAAAAGAAGAAACCGGATGGCTGATTTCCGTGGAATACCCTGATGAATTCACCAATATGATTGTGGGCCGTGGCAGCATCACAATGGAGGGAATCAGCCTTACTGTAGCACGTGAATCGGACAATAAATTCACGGTGGCCATCATTCCTTATACCTGGGAACACACCAATCTCAAAGAAAAGTCTGTGGGTGATTCTGTCAACCTTGAGTTTGACGTAATCGGAAAATATGTGGTTAAGTATCTGGCTAAAATAGGCCGGGATTCTCTTTAA
- a CDS encoding putative LPS assembly protein LptD produces MLIVTKTHMGKYITGICLCFLMTVPLAAQQADTTSTAADTSRIQPVSSAPGGSEPVPDDAVQFQSSDSLIIDFSQGKKAFLFGSAQVKHPSGELNAGEINMDIERSTVEATTLTPEDTLSRPVLIRDQDEIKSTRILFNYKTKKGKFEAAQVQVSEGHLMGSKIKNINESEVFIEDGIYSTCPPEYLYYYIKAKKMKVVDQDELFFTNARLYILDIPYPLIFPFGYVPTDIEKKRSGLLTPTYAFQNQNNRGLGLQNVGWFQYFNDYLTGQVDGDIYTSGTFYLNGLMQYRKTNWYNGSVNIGYSKDRGLEPTDPDFEERVQKSIGIQHNQTISPYASVSANVNLRTEDYLRRNSYDINDRAETNSRSTMAYNYNHPENLFTFSTNAQLNQNFSNYSTRLSGPTANFRLKTFSPFQNNSSGSGQQRWYESINISYNNTLRSRFNYDPIDADSAEVTFFEALTDRELYEEATGNQNYIQAGFQQSASLQIGQLIPSQFLNISASISGNEYWYPSTIRKSYNADSNRVETDKVYGFEAARDFNTGLNFSTTLYGISNMRIGNLQGFRHTARPSIGFTYRPDFSAERWGYYRTVQTDSAGNTQRYSIFEDEIFSGPGRGEQRSINFSIRNVFETKIVKRDSTGEVSENNLRFIDNLSLSASYNFAADSLNLSRLNTSVSSNAISGLNLSASANFSFYETDSSGREINRFLIEDGDKLAQLQSFSLSASTSFRGGNGIEVYTPEYRRRYDPYNQSIFHPVDSRFGLEPVPDFRSPWSVSLNFSYSWNYRFNQSPQKRATIRASSISFNLTPKWKFNTNLGYDFIAQEFTPSQFSLTRNLECWNLSFQINPFGEFQYYFFRLTVNSSQIQSLFQKLPVLKNLERSSSPTGAGYGY; encoded by the coding sequence ATGCTTATCGTCACTAAGACACATATGGGCAAATACATAACGGGTATTTGCCTGTGTTTTTTGATGACGGTACCTCTTGCTGCTCAGCAGGCGGATACTACTTCAACGGCTGCTGACACCTCGCGCATACAACCTGTTTCTTCAGCTCCAGGAGGAAGTGAGCCAGTTCCTGATGATGCCGTTCAGTTTCAGTCATCAGATTCTCTAATCATCGATTTTTCGCAAGGCAAAAAAGCATTTTTGTTTGGTTCAGCGCAGGTAAAACACCCTTCAGGAGAGTTGAACGCCGGAGAGATAAATATGGACATTGAAAGGTCTACAGTGGAAGCAACCACTCTTACCCCAGAAGACACATTGTCGAGACCGGTTTTAATCAGGGACCAGGATGAAATAAAGAGCACCCGCATTCTTTTCAACTATAAAACTAAGAAGGGAAAGTTTGAAGCAGCCCAGGTTCAGGTTTCAGAGGGGCATTTAATGGGCTCAAAAATCAAAAACATTAACGAAAGCGAAGTCTTTATAGAAGACGGGATTTATTCTACCTGTCCACCGGAATATCTTTACTACTATATTAAGGCTAAGAAAATGAAAGTGGTAGATCAGGATGAGTTATTTTTTACCAATGCACGGTTATATATACTTGACATACCTTATCCACTGATATTTCCATTTGGGTATGTGCCTACAGATATAGAGAAAAAGAGATCAGGCCTTTTAACTCCAACCTATGCATTTCAAAATCAAAACAACCGGGGGCTGGGACTCCAAAATGTGGGTTGGTTTCAGTATTTCAACGATTACCTGACTGGTCAGGTGGATGGTGATATTTACACATCCGGAACTTTTTACCTGAATGGATTAATGCAATATCGGAAGACAAACTGGTATAACGGGTCTGTTAATATTGGATATTCTAAAGACCGGGGGCTGGAGCCAACCGACCCTGATTTTGAAGAGCGGGTCCAAAAGTCAATTGGTATCCAGCACAATCAAACGATCTCACCATACGCTTCCGTTTCGGCAAATGTAAATCTGAGAACGGAGGATTATCTGAGAAGAAATTCCTATGATATTAATGACCGGGCAGAGACGAATTCACGGTCAACGATGGCTTATAATTATAACCACCCTGAAAACCTGTTTACGTTCAGTACTAATGCTCAGCTAAACCAGAATTTTAGTAATTATTCGACCAGACTAAGTGGGCCCACAGCCAATTTTAGGTTGAAGACCTTTTCTCCATTTCAGAATAATTCATCTGGATCGGGTCAACAGCGTTGGTATGAAAGTATTAACATCAGCTATAACAATACGCTCCGTTCTCGTTTTAATTATGATCCCATCGACGCCGACAGTGCGGAAGTTACTTTTTTCGAAGCCTTGACGGACAGGGAGTTATATGAGGAGGCTACAGGAAATCAAAATTATATTCAGGCCGGTTTCCAGCAATCAGCGAGTTTGCAAATCGGGCAGCTTATTCCCAGTCAGTTTTTAAATATATCTGCCAGCATAAGCGGAAATGAATACTGGTATCCATCTACAATTCGAAAATCTTATAACGCGGATTCTAATCGGGTAGAGACAGATAAAGTTTATGGATTTGAAGCAGCCCGGGACTTTAATACCGGACTAAACTTCAGTACTACATTATATGGGATTTCAAATATGCGTATTGGAAATTTGCAAGGATTCAGGCATACAGCCCGGCCGTCTATTGGCTTTACGTATCGTCCGGATTTTAGCGCGGAAAGATGGGGGTATTACCGAACGGTTCAAACCGATAGTGCGGGTAATACTCAGCGCTATTCGATATTCGAAGATGAAATATTTTCAGGTCCGGGTCGAGGTGAACAGCGCTCTATCAATTTTTCCATCCGAAATGTGTTTGAAACTAAAATTGTAAAACGAGATAGCACTGGTGAGGTTTCTGAAAATAACCTGCGCTTTATTGATAACCTGTCTTTAAGTGCGTCCTATAATTTTGCCGCCGATAGTTTGAACCTGAGCAGGCTTAATACATCCGTTAGCTCTAATGCCATTTCGGGTTTAAACCTGAGTGCAAGTGCCAATTTTTCTTTTTATGAAACGGACTCTTCCGGTCGAGAAATAAACCGCTTTCTAATTGAAGACGGAGATAAATTGGCTCAGCTTCAGTCTTTCTCGCTTAGTGCAAGCACTTCATTTCGGGGTGGGAATGGGATTGAGGTTTATACTCCTGAATATCGCCGCAGATACGACCCTTATAATCAATCCATATTTCATCCGGTTGATTCGCGGTTTGGGCTTGAGCCGGTTCCTGATTTCAGGTCGCCCTGGAGTGTATCCCTTAATTTCAGCTATAGCTGGAACTATCGTTTTAACCAAAGCCCACAAAAGAGAGCAACCATTCGGGCAAGCAGCATTTCGTTTAATCTAACTCCAAAATGGAAGTTTAATACGAATCTTGGGTATGACTTTATAGCCCAGGAATTTACGCCATCACAGTTTTCATTAACCCGAAACCTGGAATGCTGGAATCTCTCTTTTCAGATTAATCCATTCGGCGAATTTCAGTATTATTTCTTCCGCTTAACCGTGAACAGTTCACAAATTCAGAGCTTGTTCCAGAAGCTTCCGGTACTGAAGAACTTGGAAAGAAGCTCAAGTCCTACCGGTGCAGGATATGGGTATTAA